The Bacteroidia bacterium genome window below encodes:
- a CDS encoding oligosaccharide flippase family protein — MNRLLKSKLINDSFWALFGNIVGKGLALAAGIIVARFLGKDIYGEYGIIRNTLMSLTIFSTFGLGYTATKYVAEYKNSKPEYIKIILKYCINITLIVSGIMALLLLISANYISENILNAPHLTIPLRLVAVWIVFNAVTTTHIGFLAGFNEFKGMTRVNTITGVATFITSLVFTYLWKLEGALIALLISQILNWYLNLILVKKHKSKLFSDELSKKNLIKEIINFSFPVALQEATYSITTWLTSLILIKLSGYGQLGLFSAAIQWNAIILFIPGILRNVILSHLSESVNNQNQHIRVLKLTLFINFLVTFTLSIAVFLMSDLIVGFYGSTFIGLKEVIRFAIIITIFSSLTNVYTQAYLSKGKSWLIFFIRFIRDAGVLLLSYFLLVYTEGNLGAMALIYSSLILDIFFLLLLATIFHLELKYI; from the coding sequence ATGAATCGTTTATTAAAGAGTAAATTAATTAATGATTCTTTTTGGGCCTTGTTTGGAAACATAGTGGGTAAAGGACTTGCACTTGCCGCAGGGATTATTGTAGCACGGTTTTTAGGAAAAGATATTTATGGCGAATATGGAATTATAAGAAACACCCTTATGTCATTGACAATATTTTCAACTTTTGGTTTGGGATACACTGCAACAAAATATGTTGCCGAATACAAAAACAGTAAACCTGAGTACATTAAAATTATCCTGAAATACTGCATAAACATAACTTTGATTGTAAGTGGAATAATGGCGTTATTGCTGTTGATAAGCGCAAATTATATTTCAGAAAATATATTGAATGCCCCACATCTCACAATACCTTTACGTCTTGTAGCTGTTTGGATCGTTTTTAATGCTGTAACTACAACACACATTGGGTTCCTCGCCGGTTTTAATGAATTTAAGGGTATGACTCGTGTCAATACAATTACAGGAGTTGCAACATTTATTACAAGTCTTGTTTTTACATATCTCTGGAAGCTTGAGGGCGCATTGATAGCATTGTTAATTTCTCAAATCCTGAACTGGTATTTAAACTTAATATTAGTAAAAAAACATAAATCAAAATTATTTTCTGATGAATTGTCTAAAAAAAATCTAATTAAAGAAATAATTAACTTTTCTTTTCCAGTCGCACTGCAAGAAGCTACATACTCAATAACAACCTGGCTGACAAGTCTTATATTAATAAAACTTTCAGGTTATGGTCAATTAGGACTTTTTTCTGCAGCAATACAATGGAATGCAATTATTCTTTTTATTCCTGGAATTTTAAGAAATGTGATATTATCTCATTTGTCAGAATCAGTTAACAATCAAAATCAGCATATTAGAGTATTAAAGCTAACCTTGTTCATAAATTTTTTAGTGACATTTACATTATCTATAGCAGTATTTCTAATGTCTGATCTAATAGTAGGTTTTTATGGTTCAACTTTTATAGGATTAAAAGAAGTAATAAGATTTGCAATAATAATTACGATTTTTTCCAGCTTAACTAATGTTTATACACAGGCATATTTATCGAAAGGAAAAAGCTGGCTAATATTTTTTATTAGATTTATAAGAGATGCAGGAGTTTTATTGCTTTCTTATTTTCTTTTAGTTTACACAGAAGGTAATTTAGGAGCAATGGCTTTGATATATTCATCACTAATATTAGATATTTTTTTTCTTCTTTTATTAGCCACAATATTTCATCTTGAATTAAAATATATTTAA
- a CDS encoding O-antigen ligase family protein has product MKSFINIMALIVALLAIINISNFEIELGEFYYYSMAFTLTVLMILSKNVKINYLILWIIGAALISIIFNQIPSVFIPYARLMAFILIVSLVGPFIYSNTINYFRLKLFNAINIFIIYLIIASFLGLLVNSSIVFGRGGFTGFFNHSMILGPMAAIAMINSIEKAYSNKNKLFRLIYAILSFISFITCVAAGSRVALIAGLAGTLFFIYKVNQKKLTYLLKFVLILGSILILSYPIWEEYTERIISKMSYAVEMGDITVTRTHLWVLRLEEFSSSPFLGIGFASINTKIFNNQFDPYKGRIEPGTSWLAVLSMIGLLGFIPFILLLAGYMKFILKDNKTILQTAYLGSLLILFFVHMIAEGYVFSAGSGLFFYFWLLLGVLSIIKINNDNIIIK; this is encoded by the coding sequence ATGAAAAGTTTTATAAACATAATGGCTTTAATAGTTGCCTTGTTAGCTATAATCAACATTTCAAATTTTGAGATTGAACTCGGTGAATTTTATTATTACTCAATGGCATTTACGCTCACAGTATTAATGATACTTAGTAAAAATGTAAAAATAAATTATCTTATTTTATGGATAATTGGGGCAGCACTAATTAGTATTATTTTTAATCAGATACCGTCAGTTTTCATTCCTTATGCAAGATTGATGGCTTTTATTTTAATTGTCAGTCTGGTAGGACCATTTATTTATTCTAATACAATAAACTATTTTAGGTTGAAGCTATTTAATGCAATAAATATTTTTATCATATATCTTATTATAGCTTCATTTCTGGGTTTATTAGTTAATTCTTCAATAGTTTTTGGGCGTGGAGGTTTTACAGGATTCTTCAACCATTCAATGATACTAGGACCTATGGCGGCAATTGCTATGATTAATTCAATAGAAAAAGCATATTCAAATAAGAACAAATTATTTCGCCTCATTTATGCCATATTATCATTCATTAGCTTTATAACTTGTGTTGCTGCGGGTTCAAGAGTTGCATTAATTGCGGGTTTAGCTGGTACACTTTTTTTCATATACAAGGTAAATCAAAAAAAATTAACTTACCTTCTCAAATTCGTTTTAATTTTAGGAAGCATTTTAATTTTAAGTTATCCAATCTGGGAAGAATACACAGAAAGAATTATTTCTAAAATGAGTTATGCCGTAGAGATGGGTGATATTACCGTAACCAGGACCCATTTGTGGGTGTTACGATTAGAAGAATTTAGTTCGTCACCATTTTTAGGGATTGGATTTGCATCCATTAATACTAAAATTTTTAATAATCAGTTTGATCCATATAAAGGCAGGATTGAACCAGGAACTTCCTGGTTAGCAGTTCTTTCAATGATAGGGCTATTGGGTTTTATACCTTTTATATTATTATTAGCTGGTTATATGAAATTTATTTTGAAAGATAATAAAACGATTTTACAGACGGCATATCTTGGAAGTTTACTTATTCTATTCTTCGTGCATATGATTGCTGAGGGTTATGTATTTTCAGCTGGTTCAGGTTTGTTTTTTTATTTTTGGTTATTATTGGGTGTTTTATCAATAATTAAAATAAACAATGATAATATCATAATTAAATAA